In the Arachis hypogaea cultivar Tifrunner chromosome 20, arahy.Tifrunner.gnm2.J5K5, whole genome shotgun sequence genome, GTTGAGTTGTAAAAAACATGGAAATGAATTCATTTGCcatctttccttttattttagaTCAATTTAAACATGTGATCAGAGTAAATAACCCGAGAAACTAAAGTTTCCTTAGAAGAACCTATATCTATATTCAGCTACTCTAAGAAATCAAAGGGTGTTTTGAATACCTAGGTTAGAATTGCTTCACATTAGTTTCAACCATCTAAgttttttaaatatgattttttgctACTCGCTACATCTCACTGCCACAAATGCTCAAGCTTCTGTTTTTGGTATATCAAGGAAAAATAATCCTACTTTGGACAATTATCTTAAACCATATTCAAAACGAAACCACCAGATAAAGCATAAATTTCtgttatgaaattaaaaaaaaaaggtgaagaagaacaagagataaACTAAGTCAAAATATACAGGCAAGAAACTGAGATCAATTGCCATGACTGTTAaacgtaaaaaattaatattaagatAGTTAGGTAGAACATAGTGAAGAGGATATGAATTGGAGTTAAGAAGACAATACAAATTCAAGTAAAGTAAAAAAGCTTGCTTTCTACAGAGTAACTATTGCTTTTAGAAAACAGGTATCAGAGCCTGGCAGGAATTTCCATTGCCATAGATAATAAAAGTCATATTAGAAATAGAaacatttttatttgattatataacaAGACTCCTAGGTCAACATTACTCCAACAAAGTAGGGTTCAAGCATGTCATTTATTTTCAACActagaataatttttttccaaataGTCTACAAGCTAAGGATAGATTTTTTGAGACACTTAAACAACAAAGGCTAGACTGGTTTGAAAGTTGAAACTTACTTCTTCCAAACGATCGTCTATTTCTTGAGTAGTTCTGAGCATTTCTAAAGCAGTCCACAAACGTGGTTTATCCTTGTACGCAATAACATTATACGCTGTCTGTAGTGACATTAAAAAGGTGTCAGAAGATATTAACACATGTATTATGAAGAGAATTAAACTACAAAGTTGGACAATAACAGTCAAAACTAGGAGCAGAAGGAAAGATGACACTAATAAATTATGCTAAATTGCAACATACAAACctgttctttctttttcaactctctGAAAGCTGCCTCTGCTAAATCCTTTTGCGGAACTAACTTCCTCTTCGGAAAAACATTGGCCATAGCAATCAACATTTGAGTGACCAACTTTGATGGAACCATATCGTCTGCAATCTACACAGAGCATCTGGTCAAAGAGAGATCATAACAAAGAGGACCAGAGTTCACCTAATTGATTAAGCActcaatagtaataataataatttactttACACATAGGTGCAACAAGAACAGCACCGTCCCAAGCCTTAGGTTGTTTCAGGTGCATCTTTAGTGCAACAGCACCACCCATTGATTGTCCAAATATGAAGGTACGAAGAGAATGAAACTCTGGATTTTCtgcaaaataataaatcaaatctTTTGAATGAATGCAGTCACAGAAGGATCAAAACTCTCAGTCTCAATGTTTTTAACTTGTTTCCAGCATAAAATACATATAACAATAAATTTGCAATTTCATAAATAATGAACTTTCATTATTTCCATGTTAAGGCAACCTGTTTCCAACAAGACACATTTGAAAAAGTTACATACATCCCTTTGAACTGAAAAtgaaactattgaagaggcttaTAAGTTTTCTTATTAGAAACACAAATCAAAGTTTACCGGTTCACTATTAATTCCTAGTGATTCAGTTTAGAGAACTTCAAACTGACAAATACACTTAAGCTACTGCATGAATTGGAAGACATGGTATAGAAGCTTCAGTCAACTAATAAAGATGAATGAAaaacttcaacctgatgaattaGGTTTTCACGAAGCTCAAGAATTTTTCTCGTTCCACTTCAAACACAGGTGAGACACCAGAACTAGCTCCTCCTTCTCAGACCCTCaattatagaaaaaaagaaaTCTAAAGTTCCGGGACTCTAAATTTTCACATTCACTTTGGACCGTTTGATGCTTTAATTCTAGTTATGCTATTGCCTAAGACCGCTGCATGAAATGAACCATTAGTTGACACTCATTCCTTCTGATATCCTCTTTGAACTTTCTACTATTAAGCATTACTTCATACAAACTAATTTATAATGATAGAACAGAAGTAAATATTATGCCATTCTAATCACTTTATCTAAAGTACAAAAACCACCAACCAGGAGATATCATATTTGATCTACTTTCTGAGGAGAAACTAATGGCATCTCAACAGATTTATGACAGCAAAATTAACACCGACTGAAATTCAAGACAGAGCAGATGGTGAGAATTTAATTACCTTTGATTTTGGAGTAATGTTCAATGACATTGTCAACAAGACCATCAAAACTAGGGATATAGCCATGGAGGCCTTGTGAAAGGCCAAATCCAGGATAATCCATAGCAAAGACTCCGTATCCAGCTAATGCTATCTTCCTAGCTATGCCTGAAAATAATTCCATGACACGTTTGAGTTGCTAATTCACAGCATTACTGCTCTAGTTAATTGCAGATACATGTTATTAATACCAGGAACATGCCTTCAAAGAAAAAAGTGCAGGTGTCTCCATATCCATGACAGAAAAACACTGTTGCTTTTGGCTTGGATGCCTCAGGAAGCCAACTCTTACAGAATATTTCAATGCCCCTTGAATTCACCTCGTATGACTGTTACATTGCATATCAGATACCCATCAATCATCGTATGACAACAACTAAACACGATAAAGACAACAAGCAATGAATAGTATTAAGCCGTTTTTCTCACCTCTTTCATTTTTAGTCCATCACATGGAGTCtgcaaaatagaaaataaaggaaTTAGATTATGGTTTTGATAACTAGTTTAAAaagtttttctaaaaaaaatcatacaaTAAATAAACTCAAAACTTTTAGGctttcaaaacaaaaataaatatattctacATTTAACACCTTAACAAGTGCCTTTAGCGCAATTGGAAGTAAAATTTAACTAACTTTCGCATGACATGGCACTTTGGATGAGGTGATCACTTCACAAAGATGTTCATACCAAAAGCCAAGATTATGTAAATGTCAAAAAGAGTAACGAAAAAAATAAGCAGGCCAAAATACTAGAGCTCCATTAAgagttatatatatttatatgtatg is a window encoding:
- the LOC112782336 gene encoding caffeoylshikimate esterase, giving the protein MALTPTKLRHPPELNELKEVIGIQRKRKKRKEDKLLFCSMKQQLPGVDAKLQKIADSNMDEAPARRRAREAFKDIQLNIDHILFKTPCDGLKMKESYEVNSRGIEIFCKSWLPEASKPKATVFFCHGYGDTCTFFFEGIARKIALAGYGVFAMDYPGFGLSQGLHGYIPSFDGLVDNVIEHYSKIKENPEFHSLRTFIFGQSMGGAVALKMHLKQPKAWDGAVLVAPMCKIADDMVPSKLVTQMLIAMANVFPKRKLVPQKDLAEAAFRELKKKEQTAYNVIAYKDKPRLWTALEMLRTTQEIDDRLEEVSLPILILHGENDTVTDPSVSKALFEKAKSSDKTLKLYKDAYHSLLEGEPDELINQVFGDIISWLDDHSSKRT